The Halalkalibacter krulwichiae genome has a segment encoding these proteins:
- a CDS encoding NupC/NupG family nucleoside CNT transporter — translation MNLLWGIFGVFVVLFIAFLFSNKKSAIKPRTILGGLAIQLLFAFIVLKWETGRMALQWFTLQVQNIIDYANEGIGFLFGSLANGDEFGTIFAFHILPVIIFFSALISVLYYLGIMQWFIKIIGGGLSKLLGTSKSESMSAAANIFVGQTEAPLVVRPFLGKMTNSELFAVMTGGLASVAGSVLIGYSMLGVPLEYLLAASFMAAPAGLIMAKMMMPETEQSETSDEIVLERDTDTTNVIDAAAKGASDGLKLALNVGAMLLAFIALIALINGILGGVGNIFGFEGITLQGILGYIFAPIAFAIGVPWSEAVVAGSFIGQKLVLNEFVAYAAFAPEIAVLSEKTVIVVSFALCGFANLSSMAILLGGLGGIAPNRRSDIARLGLRAVAAGMLASLLSASIAGMFF, via the coding sequence ATGAATTTATTATGGGGGATCTTTGGGGTATTTGTTGTGTTATTCATTGCTTTTCTCTTTTCCAATAAAAAGAGCGCAATCAAACCAAGAACCATTTTGGGTGGCTTAGCGATTCAACTGTTGTTTGCATTTATTGTATTGAAATGGGAAACAGGGAGAATGGCATTACAGTGGTTTACTTTGCAAGTACAAAATATCATTGATTATGCCAATGAGGGAATTGGGTTTTTATTCGGTTCATTAGCAAATGGAGACGAATTTGGAACCATTTTTGCTTTTCATATTTTACCAGTAATTATCTTCTTCTCTGCATTGATCTCAGTCCTCTATTACTTAGGAATTATGCAATGGTTTATTAAGATCATTGGAGGAGGACTTTCGAAGTTATTAGGTACAAGTAAGTCTGAGTCAATGTCTGCAGCTGCAAATATTTTTGTTGGACAAACAGAAGCACCTCTTGTTGTTCGTCCGTTCTTAGGAAAAATGACAAACTCAGAGTTGTTCGCTGTTATGACTGGGGGATTAGCATCTGTTGCAGGTTCTGTATTAATTGGTTATTCGATGCTAGGTGTACCGCTTGAATATTTACTTGCAGCTAGTTTCATGGCAGCTCCTGCTGGATTGATCATGGCGAAAATGATGATGCCAGAAACAGAACAATCAGAGACTTCCGATGAGATAGTATTAGAGAGAGATACTGATACAACGAATGTAATTGATGCAGCAGCTAAAGGTGCATCAGATGGTTTGAAACTAGCATTAAATGTTGGTGCTATGTTACTTGCCTTTATCGCACTCATTGCTTTGATCAATGGGATTTTAGGTGGAGTAGGTAATATATTTGGGTTTGAAGGGATTACGCTACAAGGCATTTTAGGTTATATTTTCGCACCTATCGCATTTGCAATTGGGGTTCCATGGTCTGAGGCAGTAGTAGCTGGTAGCTTTATAGGGCAAAAACTAGTCTTAAATGAATTTGTTGCCTATGCAGCTTTTGCTCCTGAAATTGCGGTACTATCTGAGAAAACGGTCATTGTAGTCAGCTTTGCATTATGTGGATTCGCGAATTTAAGTTCTATGGCAATTTTATTAGGTGGTTTAGGAGGAATTGCTCCAAACCGACGTAGTGACATTGCAAGACTTGGACTTCGTGCTGTAGCAGCTGGAATGCTAGCATCGCTATTAAGTGCTTCTATTGCAGGTATGTTCTTTTAG
- a CDS encoding pyrimidine-nucleoside phosphorylase — protein MRMVDIIEKKRDGHELSKEEIYFVVKDYTKGEIPDYQMSALAMAIYFKDMTTTERVHLTMAMVESGDQIDLSDINGIKVDKHSTGGVGDTTTLILAPLVAAVGVPVAKMSGRGLGHTGGTIDKLESIDGFKVEIDSETFNRLVNENKIAVVGQSGNLTPADKKLYGLRDVTATVNSIPLIASSIMSKKIASGADAIVLDVKTGSGAFMKDLEEAKALAEAMVQIGKGSGRNTIAVISDMSQPLGFAIGNALEVKEAIDTLKGEGPADLHELCLTLGSQMVYLSGVASSIEEGRTMLEEAITTGKALETFKTFISAQGGDASVVDNPTKLPTAAYTFEIEAKEDGYVSEIVADEIGIAASILGAGRTTKESTIDLAVGLVLNKKVGDKVHKGESLVTVYSNHESVASVVERIDRSYHIVKNKVESKPLVYDIIYG, from the coding sequence ATGAGAATGGTAGATATTATCGAGAAGAAGCGAGATGGACACGAGCTCTCAAAAGAAGAAATTTACTTTGTAGTGAAAGACTATACAAAAGGTGAAATTCCAGATTATCAAATGTCTGCATTAGCAATGGCAATTTATTTCAAAGACATGACAACAACTGAAAGAGTGCATTTAACGATGGCGATGGTAGAATCGGGTGACCAAATTGATCTATCAGATATTAATGGGATAAAAGTAGATAAGCATAGTACAGGTGGAGTTGGTGATACGACTACTTTAATCTTAGCACCTTTAGTTGCAGCGGTCGGTGTTCCGGTTGCAAAAATGTCAGGACGAGGCCTTGGACATACGGGAGGAACAATCGATAAGCTTGAATCAATTGATGGATTTAAAGTAGAGATCGATAGCGAGACCTTTAACCGTCTAGTAAATGAGAATAAAATTGCAGTTGTTGGCCAAAGCGGGAATTTAACACCAGCAGACAAAAAGCTTTACGGCTTACGTGATGTAACTGCAACGGTGAATTCGATCCCATTAATTGCAAGTTCAATTATGAGTAAAAAAATAGCTTCTGGTGCTGATGCAATTGTTTTAGATGTTAAAACGGGATCAGGTGCTTTCATGAAGGATTTAGAAGAAGCGAAAGCGTTAGCTGAAGCAATGGTTCAAATTGGAAAAGGCTCAGGTAGAAATACAATTGCAGTTATTTCTGATATGAGCCAACCACTTGGATTTGCAATTGGAAATGCTCTCGAGGTTAAAGAAGCAATTGATACATTAAAAGGTGAAGGGCCAGCAGATCTTCATGAACTATGTTTAACATTAGGTAGTCAAATGGTTTATTTATCAGGTGTAGCTTCTTCTATTGAAGAAGGTCGAACAATGTTAGAAGAAGCGATTACAACTGGTAAAGCTTTAGAAACATTCAAAACCTTTATTTCCGCACAAGGTGGAGATGCTTCGGTTGTAGATAACCCAACGAAATTACCGACTGCTGCCTATACATTTGAAATTGAAGCAAAAGAAGATGGGTATGTTTCTGAAATTGTGGCAGACGAGATAGGAATTGCCGCGAGTATTTTAGGAGCAGGACGTACAACAAAAGAATCCACGATCGACCTAGCAGTTGGGTTAGTGTTGAATAAAAAAGTAGGAGATAAGGTTCACAAAGGAGAATCGCTCGTTACTGTATATAGCAATCATGAGTCCGTTGCTAGTGTGGTGGAGAGAATTGATCGCTCTTATCACATCGTAAAAAATAAGGTTGAATCCAAGCCATTAGTTTATGACATTATATATGGCTAA
- a CDS encoding XapX domain-containing protein, translating to MKEVILSLFAGIIIGIVFKFLKLPLPAPPVLAGVIGIVGVYSGGLIADWLFKTFFNA from the coding sequence ATGAAAGAAGTTATCTTAAGTTTATTTGCAGGAATTATTATTGGGATCGTTTTTAAATTTTTGAAGTTGCCTTTACCGGCACCACCAGTCCTAGCAGGTGTAATTGGAATTGTGGGTGTTTATTCAGGTGGATTAATTGCTGATTGGTTGTTTAAAACATTTTTTAACGCTTAA
- the deoB gene encoding phosphopentomutase: MKFKRVFLIVLDSVGIGESLDADRYNDQGADTLGHIAEARRGLAMPVMGKLGLSNIRDIEGILPAANPLSYFTKMQEASAGKDTMTGHWELMGLHIDTPFRTFPNGFPEELIKQIEEKTGRKVIGNKPASGTEIIEELGQRHVETGDLIVYTSADSVLQICAHEEVIPLKELYDICKYVRELTKAPEYMIGRVIARPFIGEKGSFQRTPNRHDYALKPFDRTVMNELQDSGYDVISIGKISDIYDGEGVTKSLRTISNMDGMDKLLETLDEDFQGLSFLNLVDFDAIYGHRRDPLGYGDALEEFDQRLPEVLQKLNEEDLLIITADHGNDPVHHGTDHTREYVPLLVHYQGIEKGEQLPIRETFADVGATIAENFKVKMPKFGNSFLKDIL; this comes from the coding sequence ATGAAATTTAAACGTGTTTTCTTAATAGTATTAGATTCGGTAGGAATCGGTGAGTCTCTTGATGCAGATCGATATAATGATCAAGGTGCTGATACATTAGGGCATATTGCCGAAGCTAGAAGAGGTCTTGCGATGCCTGTCATGGGGAAATTGGGACTTAGTAACATACGTGATATTGAGGGGATACTGCCAGCAGCTAATCCGTTATCCTATTTTACGAAAATGCAGGAAGCCTCAGCCGGAAAAGACACGATGACAGGTCATTGGGAATTAATGGGGCTGCATATTGATACACCTTTTCGAACGTTTCCGAATGGTTTCCCTGAGGAGCTAATCAAACAAATTGAAGAAAAAACAGGGAGAAAGGTGATCGGCAACAAGCCGGCATCAGGTACGGAGATTATTGAAGAGCTTGGACAGAGACATGTTGAGACAGGTGACTTAATCGTTTATACGTCAGCAGATTCAGTCTTACAAATATGTGCTCATGAAGAAGTAATTCCATTAAAAGAGTTATACGACATTTGTAAATACGTTCGAGAATTAACGAAAGCACCTGAGTATATGATCGGTCGTGTGATTGCTCGCCCATTTATTGGAGAAAAGGGAAGTTTTCAGCGAACCCCTAACCGTCATGATTATGCATTGAAACCTTTTGATCGAACAGTGATGAATGAGTTGCAAGATTCAGGATATGATGTCATTTCAATTGGAAAGATTTCTGATATTTATGATGGAGAAGGTGTTACAAAATCACTTAGAACGATTTCTAATATGGATGGAATGGATAAGCTGCTGGAGACACTAGACGAAGACTTTCAAGGGCTTAGCTTCTTAAATTTAGTAGACTTTGATGCAATTTACGGACATCGTCGCGATCCGCTTGGATATGGGGATGCATTAGAAGAATTTGATCAAAGACTTCCTGAAGTGCTTCAAAAATTAAATGAAGAAGATCTTCTTATTATCACAGCCGATCATGGGAATGATCCTGTTCATCATGGAACCGATCATACTAGGGAATATGTTCCATTACTCGTTCATTATCAAGGAATAGAAAAGGGGGAGCAGCTCCCAATTAGAGAAACATTTGCAGATGTTGGTGCGACAATTGCGGAGAATTTCAAAGTGAAGATGCCGAAATTTGGTAACAGCTTTTTAAAGGACATTTTATAA
- a CDS encoding purine-nucleoside phosphorylase, with amino-acid sequence MNDAPKLGLVLGSGLGVLADEIQQRVTIKYEEIPGFPVSTVEGHAGQLVVGELSGMKVLAMQGRFHFYEGYRLDEVTFPIRVMKELGIDSVIVTNAAGSVNPSFEPGDLMLITDHINNAGVNPLIGTNDSKYGVRFPDLSNAYSEELQLLAKDAAKKIQVDLKEGVYVWNSGPSYETPAEIRMMHKLGGDAVGMSTVPEVIVARHASMDVVGISCITNMAAGILNQPLSHEEVIETTEKARETFLLFVKELVQLIAEN; translated from the coding sequence ATAAATGATGCTCCTAAATTAGGTCTTGTCTTAGGTTCGGGACTTGGTGTTTTAGCAGATGAAATACAACAACGTGTTACGATTAAATATGAAGAAATACCGGGTTTTCCAGTTTCGACAGTAGAAGGACATGCAGGACAACTTGTTGTTGGGGAACTTAGTGGCATGAAAGTATTAGCGATGCAGGGAAGGTTTCATTTTTATGAAGGGTATCGATTAGACGAAGTGACTTTTCCTATCCGAGTAATGAAGGAATTAGGAATTGATTCCGTTATTGTGACAAATGCAGCTGGTAGTGTAAACCCGTCATTTGAACCTGGTGACTTAATGTTGATAACCGATCACATTAATAATGCTGGCGTAAATCCCCTTATTGGGACTAATGACAGCAAGTACGGCGTAAGATTTCCTGATTTGTCCAACGCATATTCAGAAGAGCTACAATTGTTAGCTAAGGATGCAGCTAAAAAGATACAAGTTGACCTAAAAGAGGGTGTATATGTTTGGAATAGTGGTCCAAGTTATGAAACACCAGCAGAAATACGGATGATGCATAAGCTTGGAGGAGATGCAGTAGGAATGTCTACTGTACCAGAAGTTATTGTAGCCCGTCATGCAAGTATGGACGTAGTTGGGATCTCTTGTATAACGAATATGGCAGCAGGAATCTTAAATCAGCCGCTCTCTCACGAAGAGGTTATTGAGACAACAGAAAAAGCGAGAGAAACTTTCTTACTATTTGTAAAAGAACTCGTGCAGCTTATTGCAGAGAATTAG